Proteins encoded together in one Benincasa hispida cultivar B227 chromosome 1, ASM972705v1, whole genome shotgun sequence window:
- the LOC120080140 gene encoding protein MNN4-like, with protein MKNKGKKVGEGEQSHHHKEKKNKEKKEDEKDEEAKLRKRKEKEERKERRHEERRLKKEEEKKKKAASPEMDGESTSVREDRGEPVQLREPVQPKTTQLVATNEGKEGEDTPLMRRRKENVPQMSTVDPSILINAFEEEEMRRKEEEER; from the coding sequence atgaagaaCAAGGGAAAGAAGGTTGGAGAAGGTGAGCAATCCCATCatcacaaagagaaaaagaataaagaaaagaaggaggATGAAAAAGATGAGGAGGCCAAGCTAaggaagaggaaagagaaggaagaaaggaaagagcGCAGGCATGAGGAAAGGcgcctgaagaaggaagaagaaaagaagaagaaggctgcAAGCCCAGAGATGGATGGTGAATCCACCTCCGTGAGGGAGGATAGGGGGGAACCAGTGCAACTTAGGGAGCCGGTGCAACCTAAAACAACGCAATTGGTTGCGACCAACGAAGGCaaagaaggagaagatacccccctgatgcggcgtcgcaaggagaatgtgcCGCAAATGTCTACCGTTGACCCTTCAATTTTGATCAACgcatttgaagaagaagaaatgaggagaaaggaagaggaagaaaggtAG